TTGGGATGGACCCTGGACTACGTTATAGGCCAACCGTAGCTCTTCGACTCCTTTCATGCGGCTCTCGTGACGAGATCAAATCATatcaaaattctttttttttttttttaatatgcgtGCGCTTTACTTGAGACTTAATTATGGTAGTTGCGAGTGGGCTTTGATTGGGTTTATTACGGCTGTTAGGGGTATTGTGGCAACAAGCTCAGTGAGTGTGGGCATGTGCATCGTTAGGTGAGCAACACGGGACTGCGCAGGCGTGTGCAAAGGGAGGGTGAgaaggggagggaaaaaaagcgcGATGGCCACAGGGGAAGAAAAGCTTTATTGTTCccgccacccagctcagctgttCAACGAGAGATGGGAATTAACACCGAGGAGGACAACCTCAAACTCGGAGAACACGTCTCCCGTGTCTTCCGACCGCGGCCACATGACCGCAGCAGGAAAGGTCAACACGGTACCTTCGCAAAATGCTCTCAAAATTGaagggaaaaatgcacagttcaatgaaaatacagtggtacctctacttacgaaatgaaTCCGTTCTGGGAGGCGTTTCGCAATGTGAACTTTTCTaaagtagaaacgcattttacatggaaatagcccaatccgttccaagccaccctctccttttaaaaatatcaatgCTCTTTTGCAGGAGGCTTTTCCAAAGATGAGGGCTGTAGACCTGAAACTAAAAGGCCGTTATTAGAGGATCTGCAGGACTGTGAGGGTCAATTAGCGAAATAAGTAAATAAGGGCCATGactatgatattttttttataaataaatagtacCTTAAATTAAACCTGCACACACTAAGAGCTTATGCAGAGCCTCTGTAACCAGTGTAATGTGCTCTCTTTCTTTCTGGAACTGGTCAACAGACGGGTTGCAGTAAAATGTTagttactctctctctctctcttgatttttcttttaatttaggAAGACCAGAGAGAAAAGCATTACAGTAATCAATCCAGATTAGTTGGCATGTAATTGACCGTGTGAGGTCATTATTATTTGGCGTTTCTCCTTTCAGGTGACCTTGCTGGTGATCTGTGCCCTGGCCTTCTTGGTCTGTGTGGTGTTCCTGGTAGTCTACAAGGTCTACCAATATGAGCAGCCATGCCCTGACAGCTTTGTGTACACGGTAAACACTTGTTTATGAGATCCTTGCTCcccaaattcattttcatgcttggttgtttgtttgctaCTCATTAAAGTTGTCTACGACAGTCATTATTTCTGTCCACCAAACCAAACACAAGTCTTTGTAATCTACAGTACTTTTACTAAATGTATAGTAAAATGTCTAATCTTCACATTGTGATGACTTGAGTGCTAAATCTGAGCTTTTCAATAATCTAATTTCCATTTAAAGTGTGATCGGTTGGTGAGCTGCCATCTGTCTTTCATCACTATGTATGCTTGCTTCTATTAGTCATGAATTACAGAAAAGTGTTATAGATAATTTACTTTAATCCTTCACAGGCCAATGAaacatttggggtttttttctgcccaaggccacattgcagttatggtttccctcagagggttgTTATGACTGAAAGCCATTTGTTTTATTGCCCCATCATCATACCATTATATGTACACAGCAAATTTATGCAACTATTTTTTATATCAAAAGTCAAGGATAATAGTTGGTTCTAGTTATTGCAAAAAggggtttggtaacaaaaaacatttggaatacTTCAATGTTGCATATTAAATATGACGTTTCAAAAGATCGGCACGTATTTTAGCGAGAATCATGGACGCTGACGTGATTTTTTTCAGAGACCACATAAAATGATTCAGCAGGCTACAGCTGGCCCGCGGGTCTCGAGTTTGACACAAGTGCAGTAAAAATAGATTTCTCTCACCTAACACTAGCAacacaattaattaaaataactgATTACATTATCTAGGCATATctttaatataaatataacaGAGGGTGAAAATTAACTCAATTATTAATATATCTAAAATATTACCGAatgaatgttaatattttatgagaaaaaaacattgtgatattccaagaataaataaatgcaactcCACCTCTACTTAATGAAAGTACTGTACTTGTGTTTGTTGAGTTTCTTCAGGAAAACAACAGAGATGGCATGTCAAGAGCCGGCAAGGTTTTCTCTGCAGGACCAGACACTGGCACATTGTGGCCTCTATTCACAAGCTAACTTTTTATATTGGCTCCATAAAATTATATTCATTTCTTATGAAATCCATTCCCTTCATTTCATAGTATTTCCTGTGGCTGTACCATTCCTGCGCTACCGTGTTAATGCAATCACTCCAAATCCTCCAGAATCAGTAGTGCTGCCCTGCGTTatattcaattatattaaacgTGGGTCTGATTCCAAATTTGCTTCAACCCAAAAACGTGGCAGTATTTTTCTGTCCTCTCATTGTTTGCTCGCCAAATATGTCAAGAACTCCTTACCACTTGTCCCCTGAAACACAAACCTGTGAACCCTTTCCAAATGCAAACTCAGGACACACCTGCTCTGGACTGCCTATTTACTTATTCCCTTGTCACGTTTGTTCGCTGACATCCCCCCGGCCCCCCCGACACAATTCTTCCATATCTTTTGACATGTTCTATCTTTTTTTATACCTCCCCTCTGCGGAGCAGCAAGGCCGCTGCATGCCAGCCGGGATCTACGGCAGCAACTTCCCTCATCAGGGTCCGGGGGGCCGCGGGCGTCTCTTCACCCTCATCAACCACTACAACATTGCCAAGCAGACCATCACTCGGTCAGTATCGCCGTGGATGACCATCATGTCTGAGGAGAAGGTCACCCAGCAGGAGACAGAGACAGCACAAAAGATGGCTTAATTGACCGGGCGTGGCCTCGCCCGCTGAGGGAGAAGAAATGATATGGTTGTGCCATTCAAGCAAACCTGAGTCCTGTCGCTAAATGTACTCGTCTTGCCTGAGGTGCTATGCTGCCTTCAACGTCAGCTGAATGTGTGGAAACTGTGATCAGGTTTTCAGCAAACTGAGGCTCGTGCTGGATTCGTGGTTTGTTTGAATAGCATATGCTGTTATTTATTGTTACACAGccgacacagacacacacccgCTCACACTCTTGATGTTAACTTTGTACATAAACACATGTTCAAACTCAATTTAGTGAAATGACTGTGAACTAGCTCATGTTTGTGACACATTTAGATGATGCACGCACAACGATTAGGACTGTACTTTGCTTTTTGTCATTCTTTCAAAAAGATCTTGTAGTTGTGATCAAGCAATGTTTGCAGCATAAATGCCACACAAGTGTGAAACTTCTATTCCAAGAATTTAGTAGGAAACTATTCGGTATTACATTCAGATCTAAAATGACTTTAACCAGCGACATGGTCCTGCTGCATCACTCTACAAGTCCGAACACGTTTACTCTGGCATCACTTCAAAGCTGTATTATAGTAACAAATGTACCTGAGAATAAAGCTGCCGCTTTCTAGCAAATGACACAGCATTGTTTTGTACTGTACAAAGCCCTACTAATTTGTTGTGAAAAGTGGCTCAACGTCAACCGGCTGCACCAGCAAAGGTATTTTGCACAATTTTGGTTGTGCAGTTTGACCTAAAACTGCTTTTTCAATAATACTGCtgtcaagttgttttttttttgtgaacataTCAAGTGTATTTATGtttgccaccatttttttttttggaccagtGCTTTTTGCAGGCTACACAAGGCTACATTTCTTAGAATAGCTTTTATGCTGCTCTACTGAATGTTTTTGCTTTGATAATAGACGGTGTATTGTGAAACCTCTTGCATTTATCAATGTCATCAGATGGCAACTGCAAGCCATCGATTTTTGAACTAGTTAATTGTccctgatgttttgttttgctgtacgtGTCAGTTAAATGTTCACAAATGCCTCATTTTCATACAGTATAATAAGTATCATTGAAGTGTATTTACTACATTTAATGTtaaatgaaggatggaaataAAGTCGAGATGTTTCCCACCAAAACATTGTCGAATTTATATTAAGAAAAAATGTGTGTTCAGTTGACAGTGTTTTgcgttcatttatttcaattagaGCCCCTTGAGAGCCAGCATATTTTAAAAGGGGGCCTTTCAACACAATACAAATGCATTTAGACAGGCAGCTAAGTCTACACCTCTTCttcgtttcctttcggcttgtcccgttagggatttccacaccgtgtcatcttttttaatctaagcctatctcgtgcatcttactctccaacacccactgtcctcctgtcttccctcacaacattttctttggtcttcctcttgctcgttTGCACCCAAGTCCACACCAATTGGTGAAACTTTGTAGAAACAACTTCAGTTGTTCAACAGTGCGGGGTCTCCATTCACGTATTTTGCACTTTATATtgcaacatattttaaaaatgagacaggtctggactgcagttgttgttgttcatagAGGAGTGTATGGCTTCTGCTTTTCATcgtagagttttaacttgcatttgtagATATAGCAACAAACTGTGTTAACGGACAATGGTTTTCTGgggtgttcctgagcccatgcgGAATATCCTTTACAGAATCAACACTAGTTTTTAGTGCAGTGATGCTTGAGGGATCAAACACCACAGACATTTAATGTGGTTTTCACCCTTGCTGCATACGTACAAATGTCACCAGATTGTCTGAATCTTTGTATATTATGGATagtagatgatgaaatctctAAATTTCTTGCAATTGAGCATTGAGAAATATTATTCTGAATGTTACACTATTACCTCATGCAGTTGTTCATAAAGTGGTGAACTTCACCTTGCTTGAGCCTTTCAGGGATGCTCCTTTTACACAGAATCACAGTATTCACCTCTTTTCAAAGGACATGTTCACAAGtagaatgttccaaacaggtgtatTTTCAGCATTTCTCAACATTCTAAAACCTGTCCACGTTTCTTGGGACCATGTTGCAGGCTTTTCCAAATGAAAGAatatttgaagtaaaaaaaaaaaaaaaaaaaaacacccccaacatTCACCAATTTGAACAAGGTATAAAACAATCTGCAACTTATTGTATTGTTTCATTTAGGTTTTACACAGCATCCGGATATAATTGGAATTGGAGCTTGTATTAGTATGCAATATAACATACACAGTGTACACAACATCAGAgcacaaaatactgtatgtgtggtTTAGCATCTTTAAATTCACCTaacagctgacttttttttcctcagcgaTTTGTGGAAAACCCACCTATTGGCTACTTTTATCGTCAGGCCACATCAAAGTATTGATTTGTCACCATGGTAGTGCAAAGGAACTATTTTGAAGTCAATTAAGTGCTTTTTCTACTATTTTGCGGTACCTACAGGCAATAACGAACCTTTTTGGGGTGAGCTAGGGGTGCCAGTTACTagcatattttcgtgtcgtggCTCGGTTTCTAGGCCCCGTGAATAGCAGGGGTAACCAGTAGATCTGTATCCCAATATATGAGGAATACAGCATATAATTAATACAGCTGATGAACTCATCTCCTTCAGTAAAAACTAACCAGAACAGGCCTTGTCCATTTGGTGGTCTCAGTCTTGTCTCAAAATCGAAATATTTAAACATATCAACTGTCTTTAATTAGATTACACCCTAAAAATCAAGAAAGATggttgaaaatgtcatttagaGTACGTTAGAGATGACACTGAGCGATGAACTGCTTTAATGGGCATACGTTCTGCTGCTGAAGGCAAAACCTTGCCAGTCTGACATTGGAGTTGGATTTTTGGATACATAGTTATGTTTTGCAAAATCAAGATTGCAAAGCCAGTGCAATTCAAGTCTAAGGGGAATGTTCAGGTACATTGAGGTTGTTAAAAAGAAGGAGCAAGCGATCTTAGGCCTGTTTTTCAGCCAATGATGTCTGCCTTTTATCAATTATTTGCTTTCCAAGACAATCACGCAGTCTAAAAAGTGGACATTGTGCACATTCCAAGGGTGGCTCCATCCACAGGGCTGCCTTTAATCATGTTGACCAGATAAAACAAGCATGGTGAAGAAGCCACAAGATTCTGTTAAGTCTGGTGTCTTTAAAGTCCAACACGATAAATCTACAAACACAGTCTATTGTCATGCCTTCTTCATCATGTGATCGTGCTGGACAACCTGCCATCATGCCACAGTCCATGGTCGTGGGTTGTTAGCTGTCATACCAGTCCAGGAACAGCAGTGAGAAAGAGCACATCACCAGGAAGAAGAGAATCCATACACGGAAGCCAGCATTGTTTTTGATCGCCTTGGGACAAAAACAAtactgactttttaaaaactggacacaacaaaaatatgaaggAAGTGTAATGTTTCAGAACCGCACCTCCCGTATATCCTCATTGCCTTCTTTCACGTTCTCTGTAGCGCCAACCACCAACTGATGAATGTTATCAATTTCAGTCTCCTGCCGTGACGAGTAAGGAACAATGTGTTAGTAGTAttaattaagaaaaataaaactcatgTTGCACCAGTAGGATCTGGAGCTTACTTGTTGGAGGACTTTCTCAGAAAATATTTCCTGCAGCCTTGAGATTTCTACCACCTTCCCCTCAATTTGCCTGGTGGGCGGAAGCAAGAGTTAAATGCACAGttagaaaacattttgtctAGTATTCTTTCAGTTTTCTCTAGTTGGacgttgaaatatttttaagcGATACCAATAGCTGACCACTGGTGACTCACCTCACTTCATCTATTAGGTTGCTCATTTCACTGATCATCCTCTGATTTTCCTGCTCAAACTGCACAGATACAAATGACAATCACTCAGGTCTCAGTTCTGCATGCTGCAACATATAAATAATGCAAACTAGACAACCACAATATATCCTACTGGACACAATCCCAGTGTTATAAAgtgtttcatcatcatcatcatcatcatcatcaggtaAATTACAGTTTCTTCAACCCTTCAAGctatccatctatcaatttttaCCATTTATGCTGTTCAGGGTAACCAGTTAACTGGAGCCTGACAATCTGACTTTGAATGAGATGCAgtgtacatcctggactggttaccagctactcacagggcacatatagctACAAAACcatacacactcacattcacacttcctGAAAAGTCTTGCATTAGTctaaaatgcatgcttttgaaCTGTGAGAGGGAGCCACAATCCccagagaacatccaaactccacatagaaaGGCCCGAGACAAGATGGAACCCAGAAACTTCTGCGTTCATGCGTGTGCATGTAACATACAACATCAAACACTTCGAcataacatctatccatccatccattttctgagccgcttatcctcacaagggtcacgagagtggtggagcctatcccacctaacaacggacaggaagtggggtacaccctgaactggtttccaggtaatcacagggcacatggatacagacaaaggttgcactcacaatcctacctcctccaattaatgtggcatgtttttgtgatgtgggaggaaaccagagtgccaggagaaaacccacacaggcacggggagaacatgcaaaccccacacatgcggggccggaattgaaccccctcctctgaactgtgaggccaacgctctagccAGTTGCGGCACTGAGCCGACATAACATCTAATAAAATTCTAAATGTCAAACGATGCCATGTTTTTCACATGGTGAGTTCCAAATACAACTGTGACATTTTGAGTTCAGCACACAAAAGATATCAGTAGTTAAAAACTGTATTGCCAATCAGCTACTGGCAGAATGTCATGTGACCAGTGTGGGAAACTGTGTTAATGCTGCGCTATCGAGCAAAACCAGAATCGAAGACTTGATAGTTTGAAGCCGAACTTGCTAAGATTCAGTTTTGTTTATGGCGTCTCTCTTCAGACAAAACGTAAATACATgccaatcatttatttattaaaatatgatTCATTTATTAATACAAAATGATATCTAGAAATTCAAATTAAGCCTAAACATCAGCTATTATTTTGATGGCTCTGTGGTGACATcttgtgttgaaaaaatatatattatagacTAGTTTATGTGTTCACCATTCAACCGAGCGAGAAGAAAGTGCTTCCCTCTGTGTCGTCGAATGCGGAAAAAAGATGTGCATATATTGGCTTAGTATTCTAGTTGGACACAATAAAGTTTCCAGTGACACAAACCATTTGGATCTCCTCAGGAGAGAGCTCGTCCTCCAATTTTCCTTCCTCCCACAAGTTGATGCTTTGGTCCAACACCTCTGTTGCATTCCTGTCTAAATCAAAAGATTTACCAAGTGATTGTGAATCCATAAGCAGTTTATTTCATTACAGTACACCTTAGGCCTTACATCTTACGCTCACACTGCAGGGTATGAACCCATTTTGACTCTATTGTTCAAGCCAATGTTTTAGGTACAtgttaaggctccgtcacaccatgacgttctggtcaacgtcctctgaacatttcaatcgttctatttttcagcgttctcaaacgcggatgacatatgtggcgtgtgattaacgtgtgtctaacgcatgacttaaagtgtttctaacgcacgaaaagcgtgtctaacgcacgaaaagcgtgtaaaagc
This portion of the Syngnathoides biaculeatus isolate LvHL_M chromosome 10, ASM1980259v1, whole genome shotgun sequence genome encodes:
- the LOC133507651 gene encoding neuronal vesicle trafficking-associated protein 1-like; translation: MVKLGNNFSEKNNGKGGAEDGFDTIPLITPLDASQLHFPPPDKVVVKTKADYDGESKKGRIRAPKIAEFSISIIEGVSERLKVTLLVICALAFLVCVVFLVVYKVYQYEQPCPDSFVYTQGRCMPAGIYGSNFPHQGPGGRGRLFTLINHYNIAKQTITRSVSPWMTIMSEEKVTQQETETAQKMA